The Thaumasiovibrio subtropicus genome window below encodes:
- a CDS encoding LysE family translocator, with amino-acid sequence MLEIFFYAIIIMYSPGPVNMIGLNTGIQGLFRQYMPFCGGVALAMYLLFNGVSLISHHFVPDDFLPYISVIGSSYIVYLSLKVWRSANNVAANNSPQALSFRDGFFMQLLNPKAFVVILPIVTIQFPAAGITGLKAFLICTLMGLLAFGAPASYAFLGNFIGDKLQSPTLLAGISRTLAGLLFLVGLSIGYEHAFLHWYAGTSA; translated from the coding sequence ATGTTAGAGATATTTTTCTACGCCATCATCATTATGTATTCGCCCGGGCCAGTTAATATGATTGGCCTAAACACGGGAATTCAAGGTTTATTTCGCCAATATATGCCATTTTGTGGCGGTGTTGCATTGGCGATGTACCTACTCTTCAATGGTGTCAGTCTCATCAGCCATCACTTTGTCCCTGACGACTTTCTTCCCTATATCAGTGTTATTGGCAGCAGTTATATCGTCTACCTCTCGTTAAAAGTCTGGCGTTCTGCGAACAACGTAGCAGCCAATAATTCGCCTCAAGCACTCAGCTTTCGGGATGGATTTTTCATGCAGTTGTTGAACCCCAAAGCCTTTGTCGTCATCTTGCCCATCGTCACAATCCAGTTTCCTGCTGCGGGCATTACTGGCTTAAAAGCCTTCCTAATTTGTACGTTAATGGGGCTCCTCGCCTTTGGCGCTCCCGCATCCTATGCCTTTCTCGGCAACTTCATTGGCGATAAACTGCAAAGCCCAACCTTGTTGGCAGGCATCAGTCGCACACTGGCGGGGTTGTTATTTCTTGTTGGTCTCTCCATTGGCTATGAGCACGCGTTTTTGCACTGGTATGCAGGAACATCAGCATAA
- a CDS encoding MOSC domain-containing protein encodes MSSTITLFGVYRGKVMQSFGMETAINKQGVKERLYLSELGLEGDECADKKHHGGPDRALHQYPREHYAYWQARFPDISGWQAPGMGENLSTEGMTEETVCIGDRYQWGDAIVEVSQPRSPCLTLNKRWGVEAISVEMQNISRCGWLYRVIQPGWVSVDAPLSLIERTDNAMTVKAVCDLFFGDPLNQDGLKQLQTQQRLSRSWMDKVDKRLQTGDVENWNFRLFGHP; translated from the coding sequence ATGTCATCCACTATCACTCTTTTTGGTGTTTATCGTGGCAAGGTTATGCAGAGTTTTGGCATGGAGACCGCGATCAACAAACAAGGTGTTAAAGAGAGGCTTTACTTAAGCGAACTGGGTTTAGAGGGAGATGAGTGCGCAGATAAGAAGCACCATGGTGGCCCTGACAGGGCGCTGCATCAATATCCCCGGGAGCATTACGCATATTGGCAGGCGCGTTTTCCCGACATCTCGGGTTGGCAAGCGCCTGGTATGGGTGAAAACCTGTCAACAGAGGGCATGACAGAAGAGACGGTCTGTATTGGTGATCGCTATCAATGGGGAGATGCCATTGTTGAAGTATCTCAACCGCGATCGCCTTGCTTGACCTTGAATAAACGCTGGGGTGTCGAAGCTATCTCTGTTGAGATGCAGAATATTAGCCGCTGTGGTTGGCTTTATCGTGTCATTCAACCCGGATGGGTGAGTGTTGATGCACCTTTGAGTCTCATTGAGCGCACAGACAATGCAATGACGGTAAAAGCGGTGTGTGATCTATTTTTCGGCGACCCGTTGAATCAAGATGGACTGAAACAGTTGCAAACGCAGCAACGTCTATCACGCAGTTGGATGGATAAAGTGGATAAGCGTTTGCAAACAGGAGATGTCGAAAACTGGAACTTTCGTTTGTTTGGCCATCCTTAA
- a CDS encoding Gfo/Idh/MocA family protein translates to MRIAMIGLGDIAQKAYLQPLSQSKDIELVLCTRNADTLNQLASQYRIPHTVTDYQDLFRLNLDGVMVHAATSVHPQIARYFLEAGIPVFVDKPLADSAAQCEALYELAEKKQTPLYVGFNRRHLPLLNQHAQDLCDEPSKVSHLRWEKHRANLPGDLRTFIFDDFIHPLDSINLFAKADLDDVALHCQWHGEQLRRIDIQWQHNNTLLSASMDRMHGATKEHITVETENRTLRLDNFLSGTVYEQGAATQVQTPDWMPMLETKGFHGMLDEWKAVIQTGSVDSRQIARNLASHQLAEAICRKLAR, encoded by the coding sequence ATGCGTATAGCCATGATAGGACTGGGCGATATTGCTCAGAAAGCGTATCTACAGCCGCTGAGCCAATCAAAGGACATTGAGCTCGTCCTTTGCACACGCAATGCCGACACACTTAACCAACTCGCCAGCCAGTATCGTATTCCTCATACTGTCACTGACTATCAAGACTTATTCAGACTCAACCTTGATGGGGTGATGGTTCATGCCGCGACGTCAGTGCATCCGCAAATTGCGCGCTACTTCTTAGAGGCAGGCATCCCCGTTTTTGTCGACAAACCATTAGCCGACAGCGCAGCCCAATGTGAAGCATTGTATGAGCTAGCCGAAAAAAAACAGACCCCGCTATACGTTGGTTTTAACCGTCGCCATTTACCGCTTTTGAACCAACATGCTCAAGATCTTTGCGATGAACCGAGCAAAGTAAGTCATCTTCGTTGGGAAAAGCATCGCGCAAATCTGCCGGGGGATTTACGCACTTTCATCTTTGATGACTTTATTCACCCACTCGACAGCATTAATCTATTCGCCAAAGCCGACCTCGATGATGTCGCACTGCATTGTCAGTGGCACGGAGAGCAATTACGTCGCATTGATATCCAGTGGCAACACAACAACACTTTACTCAGTGCCTCAATGGATCGCATGCACGGTGCAACCAAAGAGCACATCACAGTCGAAACAGAAAACCGCACGTTGCGACTCGACAACTTCTTATCCGGTACCGTTTACGAGCAAGGTGCAGCGACTCAAGTTCAAACCCCAGATTGGATGCCAATGTTAGAAACCAAAGGCTTTCACGGTATGCTTGATGAATGGAAAGCGGTCATTCAAACCGGCAGCGTAGACAGCCGTCAGATCGCACGAAATCTGGCCTCTCACCAGCTAGCGGAAGCGATTTGTCGTAAACTGGCTCGATAA
- a CDS encoding AraC family transcriptional regulator, with product MTTIDSSKAENRFRYTRSPFIDGVTFLNAQMHDFSYDKHAHEEFSFGVTLSGRQDFFCSRSFHKSAPGNIIIFNPEEVHDGQPGGDDTLKYGMLYIHPEQLFGPLAAAGAKQPRDFRLTDTLFNDVQLRHNLLALMSQIDQGNTLEQDAHIHAIAARLAQLEGQYLPNQTTRKSDRLIQTAKSFVQASFQQDITIEDIAQTANMSKYHFIRLFRTQQGITPHQYVINCRVNYAKRRLEKGDDINTIALDSGFSDVSHLNRRFKPFFGLTPKQYQMAYLATR from the coding sequence ATGACGACAATAGACAGCTCCAAAGCAGAAAACCGCTTTCGCTATACGCGCAGTCCGTTTATCGATGGCGTCACTTTTCTGAATGCGCAAATGCACGACTTTAGCTACGACAAACATGCTCATGAAGAGTTTAGTTTTGGGGTTACCCTCTCGGGTCGACAGGACTTTTTCTGTAGCCGAAGTTTCCACAAAAGTGCACCCGGCAACATCATCATCTTCAACCCAGAAGAAGTTCACGATGGCCAGCCCGGTGGCGACGACACGCTAAAATACGGCATGCTTTATATTCACCCCGAGCAGCTTTTTGGTCCGCTTGCCGCGGCGGGCGCAAAGCAACCGAGAGATTTTCGGTTAACCGACACGCTGTTTAACGATGTCCAACTGCGGCATAATCTTTTGGCTTTAATGTCCCAGATTGATCAAGGCAATACACTAGAGCAAGACGCTCACATACATGCGATCGCCGCACGTCTCGCTCAGCTCGAAGGCCAGTATTTGCCTAATCAGACAACCAGAAAAAGTGACCGCCTGATTCAAACCGCGAAATCCTTTGTACAGGCCTCATTTCAACAAGACATTACCATTGAAGATATTGCCCAAACAGCAAACATGTCGAAGTATCACTTCATTCGTCTGTTTCGCACCCAACAAGGCATTACCCCTCATCAATATGTAATCAACTGCCGGGTCAACTACGCCAAACGGCGGCTCGAGAAAGGTGATGATATCAACACTATCGCGCTTGACAGTGGTTTTTCTGATGTCAGTCACCTCAACCGCCGATTCAAACCGTTTTTCGGACTCACGCCAAAGCAATATCAAATGGCGTATTTAGCCACTCGCTAG